ATCTTCGAGATAGTATGCCATGATTCAAAGCGTGTAGCTCAACACTCCCAGCAGCTCATCGTGAATCAGGCCGTTCGACGCCACGATCGACTCGCACCAGGGCTGCCAGGCGCGGCCCTGGCCGTCGGATATCCGCCCGCCGGCCTCGGTCACGAGCAAGGCCGCCGCGCCGGTGTCCCACGGCTTCAGGTCGATCTCCCAGTGCGCGTCGAGCCGGCCCATAGCCAGGTAGGCCAGGTCGAGCGCGGCTGCGCCGGCGCGGCGCACGCCCTGGCAGCGCGCCTGCACGCGGTCGAACTGGCCCAGGTTGTTGTCGGCCCGCTCAGCATAATCGTAGGCAAAGCCGGTCGAAACCAGCGCGGCGCCTAGTGTGGCCACGCCCGACACGTGCATACGCCGATCGTTGCAGTGCGCGCCGGCGCCGGCCTGGGCGGCGAATAGCTCGTCGCGCAGCGGGTCGTAGATCACGCCCAGCAGCGGGCACTGCTCGGCCCACAGCGCCAGCGACACCGCGAAGAATGGAAAGCCATGCGCGAAATTATTGGTGCCGTCGAGCGGGTCGATCAGCCAGGTCGGGCGCGCGGCGGCATACTCGCCGCCACCCTCTTCGGCCAGGATGGCGTGGCCGGGAAAGCGCGCGCGGATCGCTGCCACAATCAGCGCTTCGCTGGCGCGATCGATATCGGTGACCAGCTCGTAGGGGCTTTTCAGGTCGATCTGGCGCTGCTGGCTCAAGCCGTCGCGCAGTAGCTGCCCGGCCTGGCGCGCGAGTGTGATCGCAAACTCTAGCGTGGCGTCGCTCATGTTTCCTGGAACCTTCCGTGTGCCGATCGCGTCTTGCCTATGGGCAGCTGGCCGGCCAAGCCAGCCATGGCTGTGCGGCTTGTATCGGCCACAGCCGGCCCAAAAGCGGCGCTGGCAGAACACTACCAGGCCGCCCTTTCAGCCAATTTCTGCGCATAAACCAAACCGGCGTTGCCGGCCTATTGTACCAGGGAGTAGCATATGCGTAAAATACTAGTACAGCTTTTCAGAAGTTCGTTGCACGTTGCCGGTTGCCGGTTGCCGGTTGCAGTCGGCACTATCGCTGCATACCGCCTACTCCGCACTGCCAGCCAACCCACAGCCGATTGCTGTCGGCCTGTACTCGTTATGGCGTTAGTTGGCGTGCTGGCCCTGCCGGCATGCGGGGTCGCGGCGCCGGCCGCCCAGCCGACTGCGCCGGCCCCGACCAGCCCGCCAACCGATGTGCCCACCGCCCAGCCGGCGCCAACCGATGTGCCCACTGCCCAGCCGGCGCCAACCGCGCCAGGCAGCCCGGCACCCACGCCTGAGCCGCAGGGTGATGGCACGGCGCTGCAGCCACCCGACGCGCTGGTGCAGGCCGCCCAACAGCACCTGGCCGCCTACCTGCAGCGGCCGGCCGGCGACCTCGCGCTCCAACGTGCTAACCGCGAAGCATGGCCCGACGGCGCGCTCGGCTGCCCCAAGGCCGGCACCAGCTACCCGCAGGTGGTGACGCCCGGCTTCCGGCTGATCTTCACCGCCGACCAGCAGCGCCAGCGCTACGAGATCCACACCGGCGTAAGCGCGGCCCGGCTGGTGCTATGCCAGGAGGGCGTGCCGGCCGAGCTGGCGGCCCCAAGCGGGGGCGAGCCGGCGATCGATCGATCCGAGCAGCTCGGCACCCGTGGCCAGGTGCTGCTCAGCCTGGCGCGCACCGCGCTCGCGCGCGATCTGGCGATCGACGCGGCGGCAATCACGTTCGTGTCGGCGGCGGCGGTTGAGTGGAACGATAGCAGCCTGGGCTGCCCCAAGCCCGGCCTGAGCTACCTGCAAGTCATCACGCCGGGCTACCGCATGGTGTTCGAGGCGCAGGGCCGCACCTACGAGTATCACACCGACATGGGCAAGCGCGTAGTGCGCTGCGACGGCTGACGGCACGGGCACGATCCAGTGCGTTGGTGCAGAGTGGTGCGCAGAGCAGCCTGCTACTCTTCGGCCCCCGGCCGCTTGCGGAACAGATCGAGCCACTCATCGATCTCGGCTTCGCTCAGCCGCACGTCGGGCTTCTCGTCGGGCAGGCTGGCCGGGCGCTGGGCCGCGGGGCGCAGCTGGCGGGCAAATTCGCGCGCCCCGATCACTGCAACCCGCATCTCTTCGGCCACCCGCACAATCTGCCGATCCGACGTCACCAGCGACCAGTCGCGCGGGCGCTTGAGGGCGCGCAGGCGCTTGATCAGCTCGGCATCGGCGTCTTGTGGCGAACGTGCGAAGTAGCAGGTGATACCGTAGCCGTTGAGCTGCTGCGGATGCCCGTACACGCCGCCGTCGAACACCACCACCACCTGCCGGCCGCGCCTGGCCGTGCTGTAGCGCCGCAGCAGCAGCACCAG
The sequence above is drawn from the Candidatus Kouleothrix ribensis genome and encodes:
- a CDS encoding inositol monophosphatase, which gives rise to MSDATLEFAITLARQAGQLLRDGLSQQRQIDLKSPYELVTDIDRASEALIVAAIRARFPGHAILAEEGGGEYAAARPTWLIDPLDGTNNFAHGFPFFAVSLALWAEQCPLLGVIYDPLRDELFAAQAGAGAHCNDRRMHVSGVATLGAALVSTGFAYDYAERADNNLGQFDRVQARCQGVRRAGAAALDLAYLAMGRLDAHWEIDLKPWDTGAAALLVTEAGGRISDGQGRAWQPWCESIVASNGLIHDELLGVLSYTL
- a CDS encoding NYN domain-containing protein, whose amino-acid sequence is MPLLVDGHNLIGQVPGLSLADADDEAQLVLLLRRYSTARRGRQVVVVFDGGVYGHPQQLNGYGITCYFARSPQDADAELIKRLRALKRPRDWSLVTSDRQIVRVAEEMRVAVIGAREFARQLRPAAQRPASLPDEKPDVRLSEAEIDEWLDLFRKRPGAEE